The Daucus carota subsp. sativus chromosome 7, DH1 v3.0, whole genome shotgun sequence genome window below encodes:
- the LOC108194424 gene encoding uncharacterized protein LOC108194424, giving the protein MVLDVITRNIQAPIPRCMLFADDIVLIAESRNDFNINLERWRTSLEGYELRLCHSKTEYLCANFSEEAHEEEVAVCIGEARVPQTNTFKYLGSIIQNNGDISADVTHRILTGWLRWRAATGVLCDGSVPLKLKGKFYRVAIRPSLLYGSECWPLRKAQERRLEAAELRMLRWNCGNTMTDHISNVIFRRLLGVESISKKIK; this is encoded by the coding sequence ATGGTCTTGGATGTGATTACTCGTAATATTCAGGCTCCTATACCTCGGTGTATGCTTTTTGCCGATGATATTGTATTAATCGCTGAGTCTCGGAACGATTTTAATATAAACCTAGAACGGTGGCGTACATCGCTGGAGGGTTATGAATTGCGTCTGTGCCATTCTAAAACTGAGTACCTATGTGCCAATTTCAGTGAGGAGGCTCATGAGGAGGAGGTAGCTGTATGTATCGGGGAGGCCCGTGTACCACAAACTAATACATTTAAATACTTGGGTTCTATCATTCAGAATAATGGTGATATTTCAGCGGATGTGACTCATCGTATTTTGACGGGATGGCTTCGTTGGAGGGCTGCTACTGGTGTGTTGTGTGATGGAAGTGTacctttgaagttgaagggtAAATTTTATCGAGTGGCAATCAGACCGTCATTACTATATGGTTCTGAGTGTTGGCCATTGAGAAAGGCTCAGGAACGTCGACTAGAGGCAGCAGAATTGCGTATGTTGCGTTGGAATTGTGGTAACACTATGACAGATCATATATCGAATGTTATTTTTCGACGCCTTTTAGGGGTTGAGTCTATctctaaaaaaataaagtag
- the LOC108196198 gene encoding histidine kinase 4 isoform X1 has translation MTMKMQGYHTVAVRLNDPFGTKRKYTFINKVWLPKILALWIMIMVFASRVLYNRMDAENKERRKEVLVSMCDQRARMLQDQFNVSVNHVHALAVLVSTFHYYKNPSAIDQETFAEYTARTAFERPLLNGVAYAQRVVNSERDEFEKQHGWTIKTMEREPSPMRDEYAPVIFSQETVSYIESLDMMSGEEDRENILRARSTGNAVLTRPFRLLGSHHLGVVLTFPVYKFKLEPNPSVEERIEATAGYLGGAFDVESLVENLLGQLSRNQAIVVNVYDITNTSDPLVMYGREHQDCDISLERLSMLDFGDPFRRHQMICRYLQKAPTAWTAITTASLIFVIGLLVGYMIYGAALHIVKVEDDFDQMEKLKGQAEAADVAKSQFLATVSHEIRTPMNGILGMLALLLDTDLSSTQRDYGQTAQACGKALIALINEVLDRAKIEAGKLNLEVVPFDIRAILDDVLSLFSEKSRHQGVELAVFVSDKVPDIVVGDPGRFRQVITNLVGNSVKFTEKGHIFVQVHLADHAQVVLGASSDTTLNRGFKGAVSSHFSTLSGREAADDRNNWDTFKKLIANEEFMCNASNNVIGPDELFQNVTLMVSVEDTGIGIPVPAQERVYMPFMQADSSTSRNYGGTGIGLSISKCLVELMGGQINFISRPQIGSTFSFTAVFRRCQNITTGDMKKSLAGDLPTTFKGLKAILVDERPVRAAITKYHLKRLGILVEIAASIKIAATMSGINGIVRSRNRLQQDMILIEKDSWLSSEDDFLNLRLINCKQNGDDNLLSKMILLATNITSAEFDKAKAAGFADTVIMKPLRASMVAACLQQVFGTGKKPQGKEMLNGSFLRSLLCGKKILVVDDNRVNRRVAAGALKKFGADVECAESGKDALALLQFPHNFDACFMDIQMPEMDGFEATRRIRMLESKANEQMNGEYPPANRTSRTTEWHLPILAMTADVIHATHDECLKNGMDGYVSKPFEEENLYQAVAIFFEPKPVSDS, from the exons ATGACTATGAAGATGCAAGGTTACCATACGGTGGCTGTAAGGTTGAATGATCCATTTGGAACAAAGAGAAAGTACACATTTATAAACAAAGTATGGCTGCCCAAAATTTTAGCGCTCTGGATCATGATTATGGTTTTTGCTAGTAGAGTGCTATATAATAGGATGGATGCTgaaaacaaagaaagaaggaaagAAGTTCTTGTAAGCATGTGTGATCAAAGGGCTAGAATGTTGCAAGATCAATTTAATGTCAGTGTTAATCATGTGCATGCGCTTGCTGTTTTGGTCTCCACTTTTCACTATTATAAGAATCCCTCAGCAATTGATCAG GAAACTTTTGCAGAATACACCGCTAGGACAGCTTTTGAAAGGCCATTGTTAAATGGTGTTGCATATGCACAAAGGGTTGTAAATTCAGAAAGGGATGAATTTGAGAAGCAACATGGGTGGACAATAAAGACAATGGAAAGGGAGCCTTCACCTATGCGAGATGAGTAtgcccctgtaatattctctcaAGAAACTGTCTCGTACATTGAGTCACTTGATATGATGTCAGGAGAG GAAGATCGTGAAAACATATTAAGGGCTAGGTCTACTGGGAATGCAGTTCTTACAAGGCCATTTCGTTTGTTGGGTTCTCATCATCTTGGGGTTGTGTTAACGTTTCCTGTATACAAATTCAAGCTTGAGCCAAATCCTTCTGTGGAAGAACGTATTGAAGCAACAGCAGG ATACCTTGGTGGAGCATTTGATGTGGAGTCGCTAGTTGAAAATCTACTAGGACAACTTTCTCGGAACCAAGCAATTGTAGTCAACGTATATGACATAACTAATACTTCAGATCCCCTAGTAATGTATGGACGTGAACATCAAGATTGTGATATTTCCCTTGAGCGTCTAAGCATGCTTGACTTTGGGGATCCATTTAGAAGACACCAAATGATATGTCG GTATCTTCAGAAGGCACCGACAGCATGGACAGCAATCACGACTGCGTCCTTAATATTTGTAATTGGGTTACTAGTCGGCTATATGATATATGGTGCAGCGCTTCACATTGTTAAGGTTGAGGATGATTTTGACCAAATGGAGAAACTAAAAGGGCAAGCAGAAGCTGCCGATGTTGCAAAATCCCAG TTTCTTGCTACTGTATCACATGAAATCAGAACTCCAATGAACGGCATCCTTG GGATGCTTGCATTGCTTCTTGATACAGATTTGAGCTCGACACAAAGGGACTATGGTCAAACAGCTCAGGCATGTGGAAAGGCACTGATAGCTTTGATTAATGAAGTCCTTGATAGGGCAAAAATCGAAGCTGGAAAGTTAAATCTGGAAGTAGTCCCATTTGATATTCGAGCTATACTTGATGATGTGCTCTCTTTGTTCTCTGAAAAGTCTAGGCACCAAGGTGTTGAG CTGGCCGTGTTCGTATCTGATAAGGTTCCAGATATTGTTGTCGGAGATCCTGGGAGATTCCGGCAAGTGATCACAAATCTTGTGGGAAACTCTGTCAAG TTCACAGAAAAAGGACACATATTCGTGCAAGTTCACCTTGCTGACCATGCACAAGTTGTCCTAGGGGCAAGTTCTGACACAACTTTGAATAGAGGATTTAAAGGTGCAGTTAGCAGTCACTTTAGTACTTTGAGTGGTCGTGAAGCTGCTGATGATAGGAATAATTGGGATACATTTAAGAAATTAATTGCCAATGAAGAGTTCATGTGCAATGCTTCTAATAACGTGATAGGTCCTGATGAATTATTTCAAAATGTCACATTGATGGTATCTGTTGAGGATACAGGGATAGGGATCCCTGTACCCGCACAAGAGCGGGTATACATGCCATTCATGCAGGCGGATAGTTCAACTTCGAGAAACTATGGTGGTACCGGTATCGGATTAAGTATAAGCAAGTGTCTAGTTGAGTTGATGGGTGGTCAGATAAACTTCATCAGTCGTCCGCAAATTGGAAGTACATTTTCGTTTACGGCTGTCTTTAGAAGGTGCCAAAATATTACAACTGGTGATATGAAAAAATCCTTAGCTGGTGATCTCCCTACGACCTTTAAAGGACTGAAAGCAATTTTAGTTGATGAGAGACCAGTTAGAGCTGCGATAACAAAGTATCATTTAAAAAGACTTGGCATCCTGGTAGAAATTGCCGCTAGCATCAAGATAGCAGCCACAATGTCAGGCATAAATGGTATTGTGAGATCGAG AAACCGTTTGCAGCAAGATATGATTCTGATTGAGAAGGATTCATGGTTATCCAGTGAAGATGATTTCTTAAATCTACGACTGATTAATTGCAAGCAAAACGGAGATGATAACTTATTATCTAAGATGATCCTTCTGGCCACCAATATCACCAGCGCTGAGTTTGATAAAGCAAAAGCAGCAGGTTTTGCAGATACTGTGATTATGAAGCCGTTGAGGGCTAGCATGGTAGCAGCCTGTCTTCAGCAGGTGTTTGGAACAGGAAAGAAACCGCAAGGAAAAGAAATGCTCAATGGATCTTTCCTTCGAAGTCTGCTTTGCGGCAAGAAAATATTGGTGGTTGATGACAACAGGGTGAATCGCAGAGTTGCAGCCGGTGCCCTGAAGAAGTTTGGTGCCGATGTGGAGTGTGCTGAGAGCGGTAAAGATGCTCTTGCACTACTACAGTTTCCACACAATTTTGACGCATGCTTcatggatattcagatgccagAAATGGATGG TTTTGAGGCAACTCGTCGCATTAGGATGCTGGAGAGCAAGGCAAATGAGCAGATGAATGGTGAATATCCCCCTGCCAATAGAACTTCAAGAACTACAGAATGGCATTTACCCATTTTAGCCATGACGGCCGATGTTATCCATGCCACACATGACGAGTGCCTGAAAAACGGAATGGATGGTTACGTATCAAAGCCATTTGAAGAAGAGAATCTCTATCAGGCTGTTGCCATCTTCTTCGAGCCTAAACCAGTATCGGACTCATAG
- the LOC108196198 gene encoding histidine kinase 4 isoform X2 translates to MEREPSPMRDEYAPVIFSQETVSYIESLDMMSGEEDRENILRARSTGNAVLTRPFRLLGSHHLGVVLTFPVYKFKLEPNPSVEERIEATAGYLGGAFDVESLVENLLGQLSRNQAIVVNVYDITNTSDPLVMYGREHQDCDISLERLSMLDFGDPFRRHQMICRYLQKAPTAWTAITTASLIFVIGLLVGYMIYGAALHIVKVEDDFDQMEKLKGQAEAADVAKSQFLATVSHEIRTPMNGILGMLALLLDTDLSSTQRDYGQTAQACGKALIALINEVLDRAKIEAGKLNLEVVPFDIRAILDDVLSLFSEKSRHQGVELAVFVSDKVPDIVVGDPGRFRQVITNLVGNSVKFTEKGHIFVQVHLADHAQVVLGASSDTTLNRGFKGAVSSHFSTLSGREAADDRNNWDTFKKLIANEEFMCNASNNVIGPDELFQNVTLMVSVEDTGIGIPVPAQERVYMPFMQADSSTSRNYGGTGIGLSISKCLVELMGGQINFISRPQIGSTFSFTAVFRRCQNITTGDMKKSLAGDLPTTFKGLKAILVDERPVRAAITKYHLKRLGILVEIAASIKIAATMSGINGIVRSRNRLQQDMILIEKDSWLSSEDDFLNLRLINCKQNGDDNLLSKMILLATNITSAEFDKAKAAGFADTVIMKPLRASMVAACLQQVFGTGKKPQGKEMLNGSFLRSLLCGKKILVVDDNRVNRRVAAGALKKFGADVECAESGKDALALLQFPHNFDACFMDIQMPEMDGFEATRRIRMLESKANEQMNGEYPPANRTSRTTEWHLPILAMTADVIHATHDECLKNGMDGYVSKPFEEENLYQAVAIFFEPKPVSDS, encoded by the exons ATGGAAAGGGAGCCTTCACCTATGCGAGATGAGTAtgcccctgtaatattctctcaAGAAACTGTCTCGTACATTGAGTCACTTGATATGATGTCAGGAGAG GAAGATCGTGAAAACATATTAAGGGCTAGGTCTACTGGGAATGCAGTTCTTACAAGGCCATTTCGTTTGTTGGGTTCTCATCATCTTGGGGTTGTGTTAACGTTTCCTGTATACAAATTCAAGCTTGAGCCAAATCCTTCTGTGGAAGAACGTATTGAAGCAACAGCAGG ATACCTTGGTGGAGCATTTGATGTGGAGTCGCTAGTTGAAAATCTACTAGGACAACTTTCTCGGAACCAAGCAATTGTAGTCAACGTATATGACATAACTAATACTTCAGATCCCCTAGTAATGTATGGACGTGAACATCAAGATTGTGATATTTCCCTTGAGCGTCTAAGCATGCTTGACTTTGGGGATCCATTTAGAAGACACCAAATGATATGTCG GTATCTTCAGAAGGCACCGACAGCATGGACAGCAATCACGACTGCGTCCTTAATATTTGTAATTGGGTTACTAGTCGGCTATATGATATATGGTGCAGCGCTTCACATTGTTAAGGTTGAGGATGATTTTGACCAAATGGAGAAACTAAAAGGGCAAGCAGAAGCTGCCGATGTTGCAAAATCCCAG TTTCTTGCTACTGTATCACATGAAATCAGAACTCCAATGAACGGCATCCTTG GGATGCTTGCATTGCTTCTTGATACAGATTTGAGCTCGACACAAAGGGACTATGGTCAAACAGCTCAGGCATGTGGAAAGGCACTGATAGCTTTGATTAATGAAGTCCTTGATAGGGCAAAAATCGAAGCTGGAAAGTTAAATCTGGAAGTAGTCCCATTTGATATTCGAGCTATACTTGATGATGTGCTCTCTTTGTTCTCTGAAAAGTCTAGGCACCAAGGTGTTGAG CTGGCCGTGTTCGTATCTGATAAGGTTCCAGATATTGTTGTCGGAGATCCTGGGAGATTCCGGCAAGTGATCACAAATCTTGTGGGAAACTCTGTCAAG TTCACAGAAAAAGGACACATATTCGTGCAAGTTCACCTTGCTGACCATGCACAAGTTGTCCTAGGGGCAAGTTCTGACACAACTTTGAATAGAGGATTTAAAGGTGCAGTTAGCAGTCACTTTAGTACTTTGAGTGGTCGTGAAGCTGCTGATGATAGGAATAATTGGGATACATTTAAGAAATTAATTGCCAATGAAGAGTTCATGTGCAATGCTTCTAATAACGTGATAGGTCCTGATGAATTATTTCAAAATGTCACATTGATGGTATCTGTTGAGGATACAGGGATAGGGATCCCTGTACCCGCACAAGAGCGGGTATACATGCCATTCATGCAGGCGGATAGTTCAACTTCGAGAAACTATGGTGGTACCGGTATCGGATTAAGTATAAGCAAGTGTCTAGTTGAGTTGATGGGTGGTCAGATAAACTTCATCAGTCGTCCGCAAATTGGAAGTACATTTTCGTTTACGGCTGTCTTTAGAAGGTGCCAAAATATTACAACTGGTGATATGAAAAAATCCTTAGCTGGTGATCTCCCTACGACCTTTAAAGGACTGAAAGCAATTTTAGTTGATGAGAGACCAGTTAGAGCTGCGATAACAAAGTATCATTTAAAAAGACTTGGCATCCTGGTAGAAATTGCCGCTAGCATCAAGATAGCAGCCACAATGTCAGGCATAAATGGTATTGTGAGATCGAG AAACCGTTTGCAGCAAGATATGATTCTGATTGAGAAGGATTCATGGTTATCCAGTGAAGATGATTTCTTAAATCTACGACTGATTAATTGCAAGCAAAACGGAGATGATAACTTATTATCTAAGATGATCCTTCTGGCCACCAATATCACCAGCGCTGAGTTTGATAAAGCAAAAGCAGCAGGTTTTGCAGATACTGTGATTATGAAGCCGTTGAGGGCTAGCATGGTAGCAGCCTGTCTTCAGCAGGTGTTTGGAACAGGAAAGAAACCGCAAGGAAAAGAAATGCTCAATGGATCTTTCCTTCGAAGTCTGCTTTGCGGCAAGAAAATATTGGTGGTTGATGACAACAGGGTGAATCGCAGAGTTGCAGCCGGTGCCCTGAAGAAGTTTGGTGCCGATGTGGAGTGTGCTGAGAGCGGTAAAGATGCTCTTGCACTACTACAGTTTCCACACAATTTTGACGCATGCTTcatggatattcagatgccagAAATGGATGG TTTTGAGGCAACTCGTCGCATTAGGATGCTGGAGAGCAAGGCAAATGAGCAGATGAATGGTGAATATCCCCCTGCCAATAGAACTTCAAGAACTACAGAATGGCATTTACCCATTTTAGCCATGACGGCCGATGTTATCCATGCCACACATGACGAGTGCCTGAAAAACGGAATGGATGGTTACGTATCAAAGCCATTTGAAGAAGAGAATCTCTATCAGGCTGTTGCCATCTTCTTCGAGCCTAAACCAGTATCGGACTCATAG
- the LOC108195594 gene encoding uncharacterized protein LOC108195594, with product MALTRILRLSSSPSLHHCGRAFSTALNHIPVVFPDTINRGSKTCSKRLIGPFLRNFSSSPEVSDEYLQSSVTEDLICSVKSLRRDVESLRTEVILLSAAVSSIQKCNARSVAGDKDDGNDFVGDSNEKETAKKSDFSEAMATHFNARFVINPEKKVVENMSDFSCNRDEKEKKTEKISDFSEAMATHFNTKIVISQDDKAAEKMSDASEAIRIRDTGDNNEKLAEKTSGFSGEMPKSDIEGNNENTTENLQKSDAEEYNNDTVSNCKEKDPLLKKIESEISHAEEFSRVSSQGVNFPDDFPFNVENDIPGSDSITLKRRYKSKDIIVQAGKPSVFTPITAEYYQFHKNISFRMPIHVEIRCANSEENDIAFDCAAYGTGYSIESVYSGECVYTNKLDFSELNDSLKTEFRKYLENRGITPSAANIIFGYMLDKANREKLRSLYNLKKLLEAGKTS from the exons ATGGCTCTAACAAGAATACTTCGCCTCTCAAGTTCTCCTTCTCTACACCATTGTGGCCGCGCCTTCTCGACTGCTCTTAATCACATCCCTGTAGTTTTTCCTGACACGATTAATCGCGGCTCGAAAACATGCAGCAAACGGTTAATTGGACCCTTTCTCCGAAATTTTTCTAGCTCCCCTGAGGTTTCGGATGAGTACTTGCAGAGTTCGGTTACTGAGGATTTAATTTGCAGTGTCAAATCTCTTCGTAGGGACGTCGAGTCGTTGCGAACAGAAGTCATTTTACTGAGTGCAGCGGTTAGTTCAATTCAAAAATGTAATGCACGGAGTGTTGCAGGAGATAAAGATGATGGCAATGATTTTGTTGGCGACTCGAATGAGAAAGAGACCGCGAAGAAGAGTGATTTTTCTGAAGCAATGGCTACTCATTTTAATGCAAGATTTGTGATTAATCCAGAGAAAAAAGTGGTTGAAAATATGAGTGATTTTTCGTGCAACAGGGACGAGAAGGAGAAGAAGACCGAAAAAATAAGCGATTTCTCTGAGGCCATGGCTACTCACTTTAATACGAAAATTGTGATTAGTCAGGATGACAAGGCTGCAGAAAAGATGAGTGATGCCTCAGAGGCGATACGGATTCGTGACACCGGGGACAACAATGAGAAGCTCGCAGAAAAGACGAGTGGTTTTTCAGGGGAAATGCCGAAGAGTGATATTGAGGGAAACAATGAGAATACCACAGAAAATTTACAGAAGAGTGATGCTGAGGAGTACAATAATGATACCGTTTCTAATTGCAAAGAAAAAGATCCGCTCCTTAAAAAAATCGAATCAGAGATATCGCATGCTGAGGAATTCAGTCGTGTGTCTAGCCAG GGTGTAAACTTTCCGGATGATTTCCCCTTCAACGTGGAGAATGATATCCCAGGGTCCGATTCAATAACTTTGAAACGGCGGTACAAATCGAAAGATATTATTGTCCAAGCCGGCAAACCTTCTGTCTTCACTCCAATTACCGCTGAGTACTATCAGTTTCATAAGAACATCAGTTTTAGGATGCCAATACATGTTGAAATCCGTTGTGCTAACTCCGAGGAGAACGACATTGCATTCGACTGTGCTGCATACGGCACTGGATATTCAATCGAAAGTGTTTATAGCGGTGAATGTGTTTACACCAATAAGCTTGATTTTAG TGAACTGAACGACAGCCTGAAAACGGAATTCAGGAAGTATTTAGAGAACAGAGGAATCACGCCCAGCGCGGCCAATATCATATTCGGCTACATGCTGGACAAAGCCAACAGAGAAAAATTAAGGTCTTTATATAACTTGAAGAAGCTGTTGGAGGCAGGCAAAACATCTTAG